The Rhopalosiphum maidis isolate BTI-1 chromosome 4, ASM367621v3, whole genome shotgun sequence region cactctataattttattcacaaaAATTACTTTGCTAAGTAACTAtcttaatatctttaaatatgaATGGGATCGCCACTCACTTATGAAGAATTACTATTTAAAGTGTAAACCCCAAAATTTAAGCTTTTTCTTATgtgtataaatcaatatatgtaaaataatgctGGGAAGTTAAATGATAttagtacatatataaatgtatgagtattttgatagaaTTGGAGATTGACATTTGCATTTTCAACTTAGGtaacaattttgttatttttaaaagcactGAAACTATCAGTTTAATTATGATCATCACCAACAGTAAACTAGGCACAAATGAAATAACTGgacattttttagatttcatttaaaattatttagatcaaacaaataattttcaaatcactTAATTACCGCTAATCATTCTACAACTAATGTTACCATactaataaatgaaatgtaataaataagtattaatgattaaaccaaaaaatagcattttcaattttaaataaactttaatattggCTAAACTcaggattttataataaacattatgaaCAAACCAAATAtgcaaatgtatatattatgtacataaaaaaagagttataggtagttatatataactaacagatttaaaaatgtgatttgTATAGACCGCTtattgacattaaaaaaaaaaaaaaaaatgttttattacatttataacagattttatctatttcaaaatgtaacattaatttcaatttcatgtaaactgtataattttacaatattttattgagcaTATTAAGTTATTGTATGAatctatgaatatataaataaacatgtacatagcaatgataataaaaacatgattaaacatttcaataagGCACATTTGAGAACAAATAAGATACTGATTCACCATTGTGTGTCCGCCGAACTGCCTCAGCAAACATCATTGATACATCtatacactaaaaaataaacatataacattaataaatgtggagtctttaataaacatatgctttatatacacttttgtacattttttaaaatataatgcttatagttttgaatttataacaatttgttaaaaatcattCTTGAGTTGTGATGTCATAAAGTTTGGGAATTATGGCATTAAACAacaaactttattataataaaataaaaacaataaataattataaacttcaaaaaaaaataaaaatttgtatacagCCTACCCcctatagtaaatttttttttgctgagctcataaaaatattaattttacaaatcttacaaatatatgataaaaaaaatcatgaaaaaaaaatatttttgtatatattatgaaaaatgatttatgttggattattttaaatattattattattatgatgaataaAGCACTAAAatccaaattaatatattatacttacacgaATTTTAGGACATTCTTTCATATGCCCATCTTGTGGAATGGTATTGGTAACTACAACAGCTTCAAAACATGCATTATTAATACGAGATATAGCGGGTCCAGAGAATATACCATGAGTTAAAATTGCATACACTTTAGTGGCACCTGCTTCAgttaacctaaaaaaaaagaaaatattaaaatcttgtaaaataagacaaattatattataataagcttTTACTTTTCTGCAGCATGACATATTGTGCCACAAGTGTCTGCCATATCATCAACTAAGATGGCAATGCGTTCTTTAACATCTCCCACTAGAACCATTGATGCCACTTCATTAGCTTTCTTTCTCTCTTTATGAATAAGAGCAAACTCAACATTTAGACGATCGGCTATTGATGTGACtctggaaaaatataatttttagctaTAAGAACTCTTAGATttgctaatttaaattaatatggtaCCTTTTAGCACCACCAGCATCTGGTGACACTATAATGCTGTTTCTCCATTCAGGTATGTTTTCTTTTATCCATTTTAGTACAGCTGGCTCagcaaataaattatcaacagGTATATCAAAGAAACCTTGTATTTGAGAAGCATGTAGATCcatagttattatatgatCAGCACCAGCTACTGACAGCATATTGGCAACTAATTTAGCGGATATTGGTGCTCTACTctataatggtaaataaaaaattattttaattttattttttatgccatgtaaaataaatatatattatataaatatgtatgtgattaatagtattatatgggTATATATGTTGTTTTTGCCTATACCAAAAGCCACCCATTCACCGATAAGCAAGTCATATGTTAAGTGTTAGTAGCTTGGTCAATCAGTGAATTCATGGAAGTTtcaggtaatttattatttattttcaacataatccttaacaatattttacaaaaatgttttccaCTGATAAACCAACCACTatataaaactgaaataaCTACTAGcttgataattattgattaaatagaaTCATGCaccagtaattaatttttataaaaactctaagtattattatttctaattatgaatttatttaatgtataaaaacagttgaataataataacaaaatatatcatcaaAAAGTTCCCCAGTTTACTGGAACTGATCAGAACAACCGactttaaaatagaatattggccttttaatatcaattatttttattaattatgaaaaataaaaaaaaattatatacaattatagataCCAAATTTTACATGGATACAAATTGTAATGcaactctaaaaaaaaaatactatacctaCTAATGTTTCTAACATTTAATTCTTTGAAATggtaaaaaaacacaatatattatatacattgttttctacaattttaagtttgaaacaattaactatataaattagattaatatgataatattgatatcatactaatgaaataaaaaaaataagatattcaagtataaaattttaaaaattataatcaataaatacatcaattacaattttgaaattaaaaatgtatgttaaagtaaaaatcaattaatgatattcaaacaataaacatgCAAACATAAAGAAATGTTACAGAAACTTTTGTTTCAACAATtcctaaaaaacatttttttagcacCTGATTGCCGATCACAAAATCTCGAAATAATTCctgtaaaaataaagcaaacaaaaatatgaattggATGGCTAATTCATTTCTTGAAACTAAacaactgtaataataaattatagcaattaaaataggtaacaTAAATTGTGTTAATTGCGCTACCATTTcactcaatataattattagttattaagacTCAAACATCACAATATGTCCAACAtggttctattattttataattggtttaaaatataaatgaaacctattatagttatgactaacacaaaaattaatttattttacataaatattatttagttgttttcaatgtttatactcgtaaaatagataattttattaagtgctatttttattttatttttttaatatgtgtatGGGTTATCAAAATGTAGTTTACACAACTTAAGTATTcaaacgatattataaaataaactatgaaacatgcaatcaaattatttcatcatggattttaattcaatgacattataatatacatagtacaaATTACACTAgcacttattttaaatgaaaatgttacgctgcaaaatttacaataattattttaccaagcatcgtattatgttaaatttttattatattatttgtagaatTATTGTTACCGTGAATAAGTACTTGTAtctttaatatagttaaaataaataagttaggtTGGTTGTGAAAGcaggtaattaaataaattgcatagtataaaatgataccctaaaacaaaaaaatatatatgtgcagGTGTTCATGCCAAGAAAATAAAGTAGTGTAGAtcctaactaaaaataaagtttttaatagaatacaaaaaagaaatttagtAGGtagtaatatgttaatattatataatatacacatgcgGCAAATAAGCTTTTACAAATATtgctaatatttcttttaaaaatgtatccacaaaattattgtttataattaaagcaAAACATGAAATGATTAAGCTTTGTAGTAGGTACCTTTGtcgagtttaaaattaaaagaaaatttctgAGTGAAGCGTTAATGGTAACATAATGGTTACACTTTTGGCAACTATCCTAATTTTTgtcacctatatatatataaataataagcctttattaaattaattgcaaCACTACGTGACATCCAATACTTTTCATTgtaaacatacaataatttataactgcgTGAAATTAACAAGTGATATTCAACATAAGAGAATAGGGGCTTTTAATGGCacaactacaataataatatcagtgATATAAAGAATCAATAACTGATACATTGAAAACTGACATTTCAAAACACACAATACCCAACAAGacgcatattttttataaatcccataaaataatgtatgaatttagttaaaatgcccaggtaagtatatttaataatgtgtcATTGAATAAAACTATACCCGAAACTTCCATTCATTGCACTTGACGGTTGCCCTTGATCTATTATTGTCATTCTCGGGGATGTCGCCATTCTTTTGTTTACAGCATGAACAgtgaaaaatgattaataagtaAGGTGCGGATTAGAGTAATATTCATCATGCAAGTAATAAAAGGAAAACAGATTAATTGGCATgtgaacattttgaaaaatatatattttttttaaatatctgcaCATAAGAAAAgaatcaaatgtattataataataaaaaatgaactacCTAAATAactatgaacaatttttttatagatacttaTGAAAAGgaataacaaataactaatacaaAAGTATAGCCTAGTTTATaagccatattatattataataaggacctgtagtaaattttattatcaaacaaaatataagattaaaagAAAAACCTTTAGTACTAGAAGCATTTTAATtctctataataaatttaaataacaaaatcatcttaaattcaattatcttgaacaaatggtatttattaaatggtaCATTTTCTTCTTTACACAAATGCAAACTTTAAATCATTGAGGCtgagttaattattaaataattgaagtacattattttataatattgcatattcTTCCTTcaacattataacattattatacctgataattttaacttttaagttattaatactttaaacaaaaaataattattctattttttacattttaacacatacaaaagatattttttgttagttaagatataaataatttaaagaaaaaaaaataaatgtacgtaGAATTGCagtgtaaatagttttttttctttttagtaaatatgtactaatgtaaaatgaaaatgtaatagttaCTACAATATTCTAATTGATAAATGATTATGGTTtagaactaaaattaatttaatttaataacttaccTTATCCTTTTTATCTTGCCTAGCATATGGAAAACATGGTATGACAGCAGTAACACGTGAAGCAGATGCTATTTTACAAGCATTTATCATGATTAATAGTTCCATCAAGTTA contains the following coding sequences:
- the LOC113555606 gene encoding ribose-phosphate pyrophosphokinase 2 isoform X1, which codes for MPLLSSEPIRARCLVKSNLVTTRSNVANNRMPNIKVFSGTSHPDLAQRIVDRLGIDVGKVVTKKFSNLETCVEIGESVRGEDVYIIQSGSGEVNDNLMELLIMINACKIASASRVTAVIPCFPYARQDKKDKSRAPISAKLVANMLSVAGADHIITMDLHASQIQGFFDIPVDNLFAEPAVLKWIKENIPEWRNSIIVSPDAGGAKRVTSIADRLNVEFALIHKERKKANEVASMVLVGDVKERIAILVDDMADTCGTICHAAEKLTEAGATKVYAILTHGIFSGPAISRINNACFEAVVVTNTIPQDGHMKECPKIRCIDVSMMFAEAVRRTHNGESVSYLFSNVPY
- the LOC113555606 gene encoding ribose-phosphate pyrophosphokinase 1 isoform X2, with protein sequence MPLLSSEPIRARCLVKSNLVTTRSNVANNRMPNIKVFSGTSHPDLAQRIVDRLGIDVGKVVTKKFSNLETCVEIGESVRGEDVYIIQSGSGEVNDNLMELLIMINACKIASASRVTAVIPCFPYARQDKKDKNGDIPENDNNRSRATVKCNEWKFRSRAPISAKLVANMLSVAGADHIITMDLHASQIQGFFDIPVDNLFAEPAVLKWIKENIPEWRNSIIVSPDAGGAKRVTSIADRLNVEFALIHKERKKANEVASMVLVGDVKERIAILVDDMADTCGTICHAAEKLTEAGATKVYAILTHGIFSGPAISRINNACFEAVVVTNTIPQDGHMKECPKIRCIDVSMMFAEAVRRTHNGESVSYLFSNVPY